The following are encoded together in the Oncorhynchus masou masou isolate Uvic2021 chromosome 5, UVic_Omas_1.1, whole genome shotgun sequence genome:
- the LOC135540010 gene encoding RNA-binding protein 15-like: MKGKERSPVKKRSRILDDIRDRGGSHPTSKKMGTLSAAGSNGNSSVKSGGSVKRSLPSEKRDCRDLDGHVSNRTGSSHGYANTTGSSSKLHISIALDPTTRTNSRGEPRPLPSNESEYKTLKISELGSQLSDEDIEDGLFHEFKKFGDVSVKISRVNDERVAFVNFRRPDDAKAAKHARGKLVLYDRPLKIDAVYMNRRRSRSPIEKDPYAGVAGHRHLHVQRPLSPTGLGYRDFRLQQLALGRLPPPPSLPRELEREREFSIYEARARPPFIPDCAAFCEEDLLSPEDDQRANRTLFLGNLDVSVTENDLRRVFDRFGLITEVDIKRTSARGQNSTYGFLKFENLDMAHRAKITMSGKVVCHNPIKIGYGKATPTTRLWVGGLGPWVPLAALAREFDRFGTIRTIDYRKGDTWAYIQYESLDAAQAACSHMRGFPLGGPERRLRVDFADTELRYQQQYLQPLPLPPHFDLVADSFVHRPTLEAIRIRERSPPPPLRFRERELYNADWAGPAVCERVRGAAFEPVEHLERRSREPWSLERELQSRDQARKRRLLEDGRRPDRSPNSSEHGRRRHGTSLERSPGGSSRDGGRYSPPRSDRPSPVREQRASLGRGPGDKRLRTDSPALPERDRKRKASDSCTSPVKREDRSDHPSSSMSSLQSKQGAGGQKLCQAWHGVLLLKNSSFPTSMHLLEGDLAVAARLLVESSTGGQVSQLKITQRLRLDQPKLDEVSRRIKTAGPSGYSVLLAVPGSCEEGPQDVGSSTERPLKNLVSYLKQKQAAGVISLPVGGTRDKDGAGVLHAFPPCDFSQQFMDASAKALAKTEEDYLVMVIVRGAS; encoded by the coding sequence ATGAAAGGCAAGGAGCGGTCGCCCGTTAAAAAGCGCTCGCGGATTCTGGACGATATTCGAGACCGGGGAGGAAGCCACCCAACAAGTAAGAAGATGGGAACACTCTCGGCGGCAGGCAGCAACGGGAATAGTTCTGTCAAAAGTGGTGGTTCGGTAAAACGGAGTTTACCGTCTGAAAAGAGAGACTGTCGAGATTTAGACGGACATGTGTCAAATCGAACTGGGAGTAGCCATGGATATGCTAATACAACTGGTTCGAGTAGCAAGCTACACATTAGCATTGCTCTGGACCCCACGACAAGGACCAATTCTCGCGGGGAACCGCGGCCTCTTCCGAGTAACGAAAGTGAGTACAAGACTCTAAAAATTAGCGAGCTAGGCTCTCAGTTGAGCGACGAAGACATTGAAGATGGATTATTTCACGAATTTAAGAAATTTGGGGACGTGAGTGTCAAAATAAGCCGAGTTAACGACGAAAGGGTGGCATTTGTGAATTTCAGAAGGCCCGACGATGCTAAGGCGGCCAAGCACGCACGCGGCAAGTTGGTACTCTATGACCGCCCTCTAAAAATTGACGCGGTGTACATGAACCGGAGGAGGAGCCGATCCCCCATCGAAAAAGATCCATATGCAGGAGTTGCAGGACACAGACATTTGCATGTCCAAAGACCCCTTTCACCAACGGGGCTAGGATATAGAGATTTCCGACTGCAGCAGCTAGCTTTGGGccgcctcccccctcccccctccctccctagagaactggaaagagagagggaattttCTATCTATGAAGCCAGGGCCCGGCCACCCTTCATCCCTGACTGTGCAGCTTTCTGTGAGGAGGACCTCCTCTCCCCTGAAGATGATCAGCGGGCCAACAGGACGTTGTTTCTTGGCAACCTCGATGTCTCAGTGACAGAGAATGACTTGAGGAGGGTGTTTGACAGGTTTGGGTTGATCACAGAGGTGGACATCAAGCGGACATCCGCTCGCGGACAGAACAGCACCTATGGATTCCTAAAGTTCGAGAACCTGGACATGGCTCACCGTGCTAAGATCACCATGTCAGGAAAAGTGGTGTGTCACAACCCTATTAAAATTGGCTATGGCAAAGCGACACCCACAACCAGGCTGTGGGTGGGGGGTCTTGGCCCCTGGGTCCCCCTTGCTGCTCTGGCTAGGGAGTTTGACCGCTTCGGCACCATCAGGACTATAGACTACAGGAAGGGGGACACGTGGGCCTACATCCAGTATGAGAGCCTGGACGCTGCCCAGGCCGCCTGCTCCCACATGCGTGGCTTTCCTCTGGGTGGTCCTGAGAGGAGACTTAGGGTGGACTTTGCTGACACAGAGCTCCGCTACCAGCAACAGTACCTGCAGCCTCTCCCTCTGCCGCCTCACTTTGACCTAGTGGCAGACTCATTTGTCCACCGGCCCACCCTCGAGGCCATCAGAATCAGAGAGAGGAGCCCTCCACCCCCACTCCGCTTCAGGGAAAGGGAACTGTACAACGCAGACTGGGCTGGCCCAGCAGTCTGCGAGAGGGTGCGAGGGGCAGCTTTTGAACCCGTGGAGCACCTGGAGAGGCGTTCACGTGAACCCTGGTCTCTGGAACGGGAGCTGCAGAGCCGAGACCAGGCACGAAAACGTCGCCTCTTAGAGGATGGGCGCCGCCCGGACCGCTCACCAAACAGCAGTGAACATGGGCGTCGTCGTCACGGCACCTCTCTGGAGCGCAGCCCTGGTGGCAGCAGCCGGGACGGGGGGCGCTACAGCCCCCCACGCTCCGATAGACCCTCTCCCGTCAGAGAGCAGCGGGCCAGCCTAGGCCGTGGCCCTGGGGACAAGCGGCTGCGGACAGACAGCCCAGCCTTACCAGAACGGGACCGCAAACGCAAAGCCAGTGACTCATGCACAAGCCCTGTAAAGAGGGAGGACCGCTCTGATCACCCCTCCTCTTCCATGTCCAGCCTGCAGTCTAAGCAGGGGGCCGGGGGGCAGAAGCTGTGTCAGGCCTGGCATGGCGTGCTCCTGCTGAAGAACAGCAGCTTCCCCACCTCCATGCACCTGCTCGAGGGGGACTTAGCTGTGGCAGCCAGACTACTGGTGGAGAGCTCCACTGGTGGTCAGGTGTCCCAGCTAAAGATCACCCAGCGCCTGCGTCTGGACCAGCCCAAGCTGGATGAGGTGTCCCGTCGCATCAAGACTGCAGGCCCCAGCGGCTATTCTGTCCTCTTGGCTGTGCCTGGGAGCTGTGAGGAGGGGCCCCAGGATGTGGGAAGCTCCACCGAGAGGCCTCTAAAGAACCTGGTCTCCTACCTGAAGCAGAAGCAAGCAGCCGGCGTCATCAGCTTGCCTGTGGGTGGCACCCGTGACAAGGACGGCGCAGGAGTTCTTCACGCTTTCCCACCCTGTGATTTTTCCCAGCAGTTCATGGATGCCTCAGCTAAAGCCCTTGCCAAAACCGAAGAGGACTACCTGGTGATGGTCATTGTCCGAGGAGCCTCATAA